The window GGTTCCGCCCCTGGGACCCCGTCGACCCCGAGGAAGCGGCCGCGACCCTCGACGACCCGGCGCTGGCGGCGGAGTGGAGCTGGACCGTGGCCCGTTACCCGGCCCGGATCGAAGCACTCGCGGGCCTCGAGGACGAACCGTTCCGCGAGTCCGTCGTCGACCTGATGGAGCGGCGGCTCGCGATCGCCCGGGCGGTGGCCCCCGCCATCGAGTACCGCGCAAGGAAGCGCGCCGGCCGGGAGGACCTCGAGCCGCTCCTCGAGGAGCTGCGCCGGCAGCGCGCGGCGGTCTCGGGGAAGCCCGCGGTCCTGCGCGTGCTCGACCGTTTCCTCGAGGAGGCGGAGATCCCCGTTCCCTGAGGTGTAGAATCTGCCGTCGCGCGCGCCGGTCTCGACCGGGCGCAAGGAGAGCACCCATGGCCGACGCGCCTTCGATCGGGGCCGGCTGGTTCCACCCGTCCCGGCGCCCCTTCCGATTCTCCGTGCTGCTCTTCGTGAGCCTCCTCACCTACGGGAGCTACTTCGCGTACGACAGCGTCGGAGCGATCCCCGACCAGCTCATGAAGGCCTGGGGGGTGGACCAGGCGTCCATCGGGAAGCTCTACTCGATCTACAGCCTCGCCGCGATCCTCACGCTGTTCTTCGGGGGCCTCCTGGTCGACCGGATCGGGACCCGGAAGGCGAGCCTGCTGTTCTCCGGCCTCGTCACCGCCGGCGCGGCGATCGTGGCGTTCGCCCCGACCGTCACGGTGGCGTACCTGGGGCGATTCCTGTTCGGCTGGGGCTCGGAGTCCCTGGTCGTCGCGCAGAGCGCGATCCTCTCCCGCTGGTTCAAGGGGAAGGAGCTGGCCCTCTCGTTCGGGGTCGCGCTGACCATCAGCCGTCTCGGGACGCTGTTCACGTTCAACACCGAGGCGCTCATCGCCGAGAGGACCGGCTATCACGGCGCGCTGTGGGCCGCGGTGGGGTTCTGCGCGGTGAGCCTCCTGGCGAACCTCGTCTACGTCGCGATGGATCTCAAGGGGGAGCGGTCGCTCGGGCTCGAGGAGGGGTCCGCCGGGGACAAGATCGTGTTCAAGGACGCGACGAGATTCCACTCGTCGTACTGGTACGTGACGCTGATGTGCGTGACGTTCTACTCGGCGATCTTCCCGTTCACCGCGCTGTCCACCGACTTCTTCCACGAGAGATTCGGCCTGCCGATGACCGCCGGCTCCACCGGCGGGTTCCTGGCCGGCGTCTTCTCCAGCTTCGCGCACATGTTCTCCACCGCCCCGGGGACCTCGTCGATCATCATCTTCGCGTCCATGGTGTTCGCCCCGTTCGCGGGAGGGCTCGTGGACCGGATCGGGCGGCGGGCGAGCCTGATGGTGTTCGGGTCGCTCTTGATGATCCCCTGCTACCTCCTGCTGGCGTTCACCGCGCTGCCGCCGGCGATCCCGATGGTTCTGCTCGGGGCGTCGTTCGTGCTGGTGCCCGCGGCGATGTGGCCCTCCGTGCCCCTGATCGTCGAGAAGCAGCGGGTGGGGACCGCCTTCGGCCTGATGACCATGGTCCAGAACATCGGGCTCATGACCTTCCCGTGGCTCAACGGCAAGCTCCGCGTGATGACCCACGACTACGCCGCGAGCATGATGATGTTCGCCGCGCTCGGCGCCGCGGGGTTCGTGTTCGCCCTCCTGCTCCTCGGCTCCGACCGCAGGGGAGGCCACGTCCTCGAGAAGCCCGAGAACCGCTCCGCGGCCTAGCGGCGGGGAGCCTCGAACGCCGGCCCGGGAACGGCGGCGCCGGCGGAGCTCATCCGCGCCCGCGCTCCTCGTTGAGATCGAGGATCCGCCGGATCACCGCGGACGTGCTCCGTCCCTCGACCAGCGGACAGAGGGCCACCCGCCCGCCGTACGACTCGACGAGATCCGATCCCACGACCTGGTCCTTGCGGTAGTCGGCCCCCTTGACGAGCACGTCGGGGCGGATCGCGGCGATCAATTCGATCGGGGTGTCCTCGTCGAAGAGCGTAAGGTAGTCGATGCTCTCCAACTCCTCCAGGAGGGCGAGCCGGTCCCGCTCCTCGATGATCGGTCTCGACGGTCCCTTGAGCCGTCGAGTCCCGACGTCGGAGTTCACGGCGACCGCCAGCACGTCCCCCTGCTGCTTCGCGAACTGGAAGTACTTCACGTGGCCGAGGTGGATCAGGTCGAAGCAGCCGTTCGTGAAGACGATCCGCTTCCCGGTGGCCCGGTGGCGGAGCAGCTCGGCGACGAGCTGCTCCCTCGTCCGCTGCTTTCCCGACCGGCCGCCGGCCTCGCTCAGGAGCTCGCGCAGGATCTCGTCCGGCGTGACGGGGACCGATCCGAATCGCTCCACCTCGAGCCCGCCGGCGACGTTCCCGAGGGCCACCGCCTCCTCCCAGCTCGCCCCTGCGGTGCGCGCGACGGTGATCATGGCCAGGACCATGTCCCCCGCTCCGGTCACGTCGTAGACCCGCCGCGGTCGGGTCTCGAGCCACCGCCGCTCTCCCGAGCGCGTCGCGAGGTACGCGCCGTCCCGGTCCAGGGTCACGATCACGGCCTCGAGGCCGAGCCGTTCGAGGAGCCGATCCGCCGCCGGGCGGGCCCCGTCCGGCGACGCGATCGGGATCCCGCTCGCCTTCTCCGCCTCGGCCCGGTTGAGCTTGAGGGCGGTCGCCCCCCCGTACTTCCCGTAGTCGCCGGCGGCGGCCGGGTCCACCAACACCGGCACGCCTCGCGAGCGGGCCGCCTCGATCACGCGCCGGCAGACGTCCGGCGTGAGCAGCCCCTTGTCGTAGTCCTCGATGCAGACCGCGGCGACCCCGGGGAGCGCCCGCTCGACGTGGTCCAGGAGCGCGCGAGCGAGCGCGGGATCGACGGAAGTGGCGTCCTCGAAGTCGAGCCGGATCATCTGCTGTGCGTGCCGGTGCCGCGCGAGCCCCACGAGGCGGGTCTTGCAGACCGTCGGTCGTCCCGGCGCCTCGAGCACGCTCCCCGTGTCCGCCCCGAGATCCTCGAGAAGGCCGCGGAGCCTTCGCCCGTCGTCGTCCGCTCCCACGAGGCTCACGACCTTGACCTCGGCGCCGAGAGCCGCGAGGTCGGCCGCGACCCCGCCCGCGCCCCCCGGCCTGAGCTCCTCTCTCTCAAAGTGGAGGATCGGGACCGGGGCCTCGGGAGACAGCCGCTCCGCGTTGCCGTACACGTAGCGGTCGAGCATCAGGTCGCCGACCAGGAGGACCCGGCTCCGGCCGAGCGCCTCGACGCGCCGGATGAGGCGGGTCAGCACGGCCGCCGCTGCCGCTCGCCGTGGCGTTCCGAGGCGCGAGGGGTCGTCGTCATCGGCCCTCAGTCTCTCACAAAGCCGTCCCGGCGGTCACCCCCGGCGCGCGGCCTATGATCGCCGATCCATGGCCCTCTACGTCCTCTACTTCCTCTCCGGAGCCGCGGCGTTCGTCCTGGAGGCGGTGTTCCTGAGGCAGGCGACGTGGATTTTCGGAAGCGCCGCGACGGCGACCGCCCTGGTGCTCGCCGCGTTCATGGAGGGCCTGGCCCTGGGCGCCGCCGGTCGCGCGGCACCGAGTTCTACCTGTATCGTATGGGATGCGCGTCCGCCCAGAAGGCGTTCATCGGGAGAAACCTCAAGGAGCATCCGGGGTGGTCCGCGCAGCTCGGCCGGTGCGAGTCCTTTCGAACCGCGGCGCCCGCGCGCTGAGGCAGGAGACCTCGATGGCCGTGAAGATCGAAGCCGTCTACGAGGGCGACCTCCACTGCACCGTGGAGCACGGCCCCTCCCACGACCGGATCTCGACCGACGCCCCCGTGGACAATCAGGGGAAGGGCGAGCGGTTCTCCCCGACGGACCTGGTCGCCGCCTCCCTCTCGACGTGCCTCCTCACCACCATGGGGATCGCCGCGCAGAAGCGGGGCATCGACATCCGCGGCGCGCGCGCCGAGGTATGGAAGGAGATGTCCTCGGTCCCCCGCCGCCACGTCGGAAAGCTGACCGCGAGGATCGAGCTTCCCGCCCGTCTCGATCCCGGCGCCCGCGCGATCATGGAGACCGCCGCGCGTGGGTGCCCCGTGACCGCCTCGCTCGGTCCCGGAACCGAGATCGATCTCACCTTCCACTACGTGTGAGCGATGGTGTCCCCAACGGGATTCGAACCCGTGTCGCCACCTTGAAAGGGTGGTGTCCTAGGCCAGACTAGACGATGGGGACTCGAGCGCGAAGCGCCGCGGAAGTCTAGCGGAATCCTCCGCCCCGGGCAACCGTCGGGGCGGAGGAATCGGTCAGCGGAAATCGATCCAGAACTCGGTGGCCGCCTCGACCGGCGCGCCGGCCCGAGTGCCGGGAACGAAGTGCCACTGCCGCACCGCCTCGATCGCCGCGTCCTCGAATCCGACGTGCGGCCGGCTCGTGTCCAGCACCGTGACGTCGGCGACGGAGCCGTCGGTGCGCACGACGGCGCGGACGAAAACCCGCCCGCCCAGCCTCAGGCTCCGCTGCGCCTCGGGGTATTTCGGCGGCGGGCATGCGCCGGGGATCCGGGCCGGAGGCGTTGTGGGCACGTCCGTCGCGGCGCTATCCGCCGGCGGCGCGGGGGCTCTCTCGCTCTCGCCCGT is drawn from Terriglobia bacterium and contains these coding sequences:
- a CDS encoding MFS transporter, which gives rise to MADAPSIGAGWFHPSRRPFRFSVLLFVSLLTYGSYFAYDSVGAIPDQLMKAWGVDQASIGKLYSIYSLAAILTLFFGGLLVDRIGTRKASLLFSGLVTAGAAIVAFAPTVTVAYLGRFLFGWGSESLVVAQSAILSRWFKGKELALSFGVALTISRLGTLFTFNTEALIAERTGYHGALWAAVGFCAVSLLANLVYVAMDLKGERSLGLEEGSAGDKIVFKDATRFHSSYWYVTLMCVTFYSAIFPFTALSTDFFHERFGLPMTAGSTGGFLAGVFSSFAHMFSTAPGTSSIIIFASMVFAPFAGGLVDRIGRRASLMVFGSLLMIPCYLLLAFTALPPAIPMVLLGASFVLVPAAMWPSVPLIVEKQRVGTAFGLMTMVQNIGLMTFPWLNGKLRVMTHDYAASMMMFAALGAAGFVFALLLLGSDRRGGHVLEKPENRSAA
- the rfaE2 gene encoding D-glycero-beta-D-manno-heptose 1-phosphate adenylyltransferase encodes the protein MLTRLIRRVEALGRSRVLLVGDLMLDRYVYGNAERLSPEAPVPILHFEREELRPGGAGGVAADLAALGAEVKVVSLVGADDDGRRLRGLLEDLGADTGSVLEAPGRPTVCKTRLVGLARHRHAQQMIRLDFEDATSVDPALARALLDHVERALPGVAAVCIEDYDKGLLTPDVCRRVIEAARSRGVPVLVDPAAAGDYGKYGGATALKLNRAEAEKASGIPIASPDGARPAADRLLERLGLEAVIVTLDRDGAYLATRSGERRWLETRPRRVYDVTGAGDMVLAMITVARTAGASWEEAVALGNVAGGLEVERFGSVPVTPDEILRELLSEAGGRSGKQRTREQLVAELLRHRATGKRIVFTNGCFDLIHLGHVKYFQFAKQQGDVLAVAVNSDVGTRRLKGPSRPIIEERDRLALLEELESIDYLTLFDEDTPIELIAAIRPDVLVKGADYRKDQVVGSDLVESYGGRVALCPLVEGRSTSAVIRRILDLNEERGRG
- a CDS encoding OsmC family protein: MAVKIEAVYEGDLHCTVEHGPSHDRISTDAPVDNQGKGERFSPTDLVAASLSTCLLTTMGIAAQKRGIDIRGARAEVWKEMSSVPRRHVGKLTARIELPARLDPGARAIMETAARGCPVTASLGPGTEIDLTFHYV